Part of the Legionella cardiaca genome, GCATGCTCTCCTACAGCTAAAGCTGCTTTAGTAAACCCCTTAGCTGAAACAATAACTCCTATATTTGCACCCACGTCCTTTATCAATCCTATTGTGGCCTCGACACTTTTTACATTTACAGGCCCTTTTAAGTCCTTACATTCAATAACTATATTTATAAGATAATTACCTATATTTTTCTGAACTAAGATATCTATCTGTCTTTTTCTCCTGGAAATTCTGCCAACGATTTTTTGATCTAACTTAATTGTTGCTTCAGGAGCTAAATCAGCTTGAACCTTTGCAACTAAGTCTTCAAATGCTTTCCATTTTTTAATAGACATACTTTTATCAATTTAGGGGTTAAATCATTATTAATATTCGACACATAGCAAAAATAATATTTATTAATTACATAACTTATTGATTTTACAATGCCGTTGCGCGGAATCGAACCGCGGACCTATTGATTACGAATCAAGTGCTCTACCGACTGAGCTACAACGGCAATAGAATCTATTATACCCAGGGATGATTGAGGTGCAAGATTTCTAGGAGGCTTGTTGTGCTAGTTGGGCTTGCTTTTGTGTTAATACGACCCCGATGGTCCAGTCACCATTTTCGGCCATGAGGTTAATGTTTTGTTGGGGTTGGATACCGTAGCCGTCTACCATTAATGCATAATAGTAGGATGGGAACAGGCAATAGCCATAGAGGTAGTCGTTTCCGGGGTATTGCGACGTTAACGTTGACCATTGTTGGTGGCAGATTTGGGTGTCTGCTTGGTCAAGCAACTCTTGATTGGTGAACTGATTTTCAAATTGGAAAGGTTTGCTTTTAGCAAGATCAGATGCTCCCCCTATCACAAACCAACTGTTGATTTCGGAAGCAGCTAATGCTGGCTGAACAGTACTATTTACTTTATGTACTGAATTCATTAAATGAGCTAAGCCACTTTTACAAGAGTACGCATCGCCAGTCGCTGGTTGACCTGTGGGGAGCTCATAATTATCAGCAAAGCATGTTGATTCATCGAGGAATTGATGCGTTACTTCGGTTTGCCCTAAGCCTAAAAAGCTATGAATAAATAGCGTTAAATGGCGACCATAAAGATCAAATTGCTGAATGTCTTGAGCATTAATACCTTCTGTTTTTTGAATAGGGAATATAATTTGCACGGAAGCCCCCCCCATATCCATCACCCCAGATAATTC contains:
- a CDS encoding multidrug DMT transporter permease, which produces MRVIARLVCLVAILVTFTVNAANTNCQEHQCLAVVDAGSTGSRVHIYSYDLDATQTPINIREIWSKKIKPGLATIEANDATIDAYLTTLFSGAPENNLPIYFYATAGMRLLPKPKQQQFYTTIEQWFAHQSGWQLQKAKTITGTEEGLFGWLAVNYQRGSLAADDQELSGVMDMGGASVQIIFPIQKTEGINAQDIQQFDLYGRHLTLFIHSFLGLGQTEVTHQFLDESTCFADNYELPTGQPATGDAYSCKSGLAHLMNSVHKVNSTVQPALAASEINSWFVIGGASDLAKSKPFQFENQFTNQELLDQADTQICHQQWSTLTSQYPGNDYLYGYCLFPSYYYALMVDGYGIQPQQNINLMAENGDWTIGVVLTQKQAQLAQQAS